A single Vigna radiata var. radiata cultivar VC1973A chromosome 8, Vradiata_ver6, whole genome shotgun sequence DNA region contains:
- the LOC106771591 gene encoding protein PIN-LIKES 3 — protein sequence MELWNLFTTSLMPVLKVLIITALGTFLALHRFNILRESARKHFNALVYFVFTPALVCSILAKTITFKSLAMVWFMPLNVLFTFIIGTALGWLCLKITKAAPDMQGLVLGCCAAGNLGNMPLIIIPAVCKESGSPFGAVSVCNTKGMSYASMSMAISNIYIWTFVYQIIRVYSCRNFNENKVDGPTVGPVSATEADLENHSSTPEVTAAQTNDLVTSFKTDTVSKEKQITKPLRTLVKRLNLKILLAPPTLGSIVGLIIGVVPPFKKMFVGDDAPFRVVEDSASMLGDACIPAMTLLVGANLLNGLKRSGLKPSVLVGIIVVRYIALPIFGVLIVKGAIRYGIIHQDPLYHFILLLQYALPPAISISTITQLFGAGETECSIVMLATNVCASFTLTLWSTFFMWLVL from the exons ATGGAGTTGTGGAATCTCTTCACAACTTCACTAATGCCAGTTCTGAAGGTCCTCATCATTACTGCTCTTGGCACATTTCTTGCTCTCCATCGTTTTAATATACTCAGGGAGAGTGCTAGGAAGCATTTTAATGCA CTGGTGTACTTTGTCTTCACACCGGCTCTGGTTTGCAGCATCCTGGCTAAAACTATAACATTTAAGAGCCTGGCTATGGT GTGGTTCATGCCATTGAATGTACTTTTCACGTTTATCATCGGGACAGCACTGGGATGGTTGTGTTTGAAAATAACTAAAGCAGCTCCTGATATGCAAGGCCTTGTGTTGGGGTGTTGTGCTGCAG GAAATCTAGGCAATATGCCTCTCATCATTATTCCAGCAGTGTGTAAGGAAAGTGGTAGTCCTTTTGGAGCTGTGAGTGTTTGTAATACAAAAGGGATGTCATATGCCTCTATGTCCATGGCA ATATCAAACATCTACATTTGGACTTTTGTGTACCAAATTATCCGCGTATATTCGTGCCGGAATTTTAATGAGAACAAGGTTGATGGTCCCACAGTAGGTCCAGTGTCAGCAACCGAAGCAGATCTCGAAAACCATTCAAGTACACCAGAGGTTACTGCAGCACAGACCAATGATCTTGTGACTTCATTTAAAACTGATACG GTATCAAAAGAAAAGCAGATTACTAAACCATTAAGAACATTAGTGAAAAGGCTCAATTTGAAGATTCTATTAGCACCTCCAACATTGGGATCG ATTGTAGGACTAATAATTGGTGTAGTTCCTCCTTTCAAAAAGATGTTTGTTGGTGATGATGCTCCTTTTCGTGTGGTGGAAGACTCTGCATCCATGCTGGG GGACGCATGCATTCCAGCAATGACTTTGTTAGTCGGAGCAAATCTTCTGAATG GGCTAAAACGTTCAGGACTGAAGCCTTCAGTTCTTGTGGGGATCATCGTGGTTAGATACATTGCCTTACCAATTTTTGGTGTTTTGATTGTAAAAGGTGCAATTCGTTATGGTATTATCCACCAAGATCCATTataccattttattttactccTTCAATACGCTCTTCCACCTGCAATAAGCATAA GTACAATCACTCAATTATTTGGAGCTGGTGAAACAGAATGTTCAATCGTTATGCTAGCAACTAATGTCTGTGCCTCCTTCACTCTCACACTATGGTCCACATTTTTCATGTGGCTTGTTCTATAA
- the LOC106770585 gene encoding uncharacterized protein LOC106770585 — translation MGHHTRRESYPSATSSRLDYHVHSQRRPDTNALSWPFGKLHALDDDQVRETAYEIFFTSCRSSPGFGGRHALTFYSNHESNGSGGEGGKTNQVVTKPMSRVKKMLGLRMVKRSPSRRMVSTGVSSMPTSPVGAPGSPLSGSVPSFKPRRPMTAAEIMRQQMRVTEQDDYRLRKTLMRTLVGQMGRRAETIILPLELIRHLKPSEFSDSQEYHMWQIRQLKVLEAGLLLYPAIPLEKTSTFATRLRDIVTSGESQPIDAGKNSDTMRSLCNSVVSLSWRTHDGTPADVCHWADGFPFNIHLYTSLLQSIFDARDETLVLDEVDELLELMKKTWSILAITLPIHNVCFAWVLFKQYVSTGQIEADLLCASHAMMNEVVNDAKRETESTYVKIVSSVLSSMQSWAEKRLLNYHEYFQRGNAGQIENLVPVVLTASKILCENLTFTEGEREQKGGIAIVDCRDRIDNYIRSSMKHAFDKVLETVNAKSAESERRKEFSEVMLQLVQETEALMLKERHHFSPILKKWHPTAGAVAAMVLHSCFGKMLKQYVSEVNSLTTESVQVLKKSGKLEKGIVQMMVEEASECDDGGKTVIREMAPYDVDSIILSLLGKWIDNSLLQGKLYLQAAKDTETWNANSKSVSYAQSAAELMKLARTTVEEFFKVPIAITEDLVQDLVDGLENLFHDYIKFVVSCGTKQSFIPMLPPLTRCNSDSTFTKLWKMAAPCSAGFEAHLRNINGKNESQKPRPSTSRGTQRLYVRLNTLHYLLSQIHSLERTISMNPGVIPSNRLRFASNRKSSGSFFESVNLSILVACQNVSEVVAYRLVFHDSASVLYDGLYVGGVARGQMKAALRILKQNLTLMTTTLTDKAQPLALKEVMKASYDAFLMVLLSGGSSRVFSRYDHEVIREDFENLKRVFSNSVEGLIAENVVDGEGAVVEGVIALMGQSSEQLIEDLSLVSCTSSGIGLMGNGLKLPMPPTTGKWHRSDPNTILRVLCHRNERAANLFLKKTFQLPRRK, via the exons ATGGGTCACCACACTCGCCGCGAGTCCTACCCTTCCGCTACCTCCTCCCGCTTGGACTACCACGTCCACAGCCAGCGCCGCCCCGACACCAACGCCCTCTCCTGGCCATTCGGCAAGCTCCACGCCCTTGACGATGACCAAGTGAGGGAGACGGCGTACGAGATATTTTTCACATCCTGCCGGTCCTCGCCAGGGTTCGGGGGCCGCCATGCCCTCACGTTTTATTCCAACCATGAGAGTAACGGTAGCGGGGGAGAAGGGGGGAAGACGAATCAGGTGGTGACGAAGCCGATGAGCAGGGTGAAAAAGATGTTGGGGTTGAGGATGGTGAAGAGGAGTCCTTCCCGGAGGATGGTCAGCACTGGCGTTTCCTCCATGCCAACCTCGCCTGTCGGTGCCCCCGGCAGCCCTCTCTCGGGCTCCGTGCCGTCGTTCAAGCCACGACGACCCATGACGGCGGCTGAGATCATGAGGCAGCAGATGAGGGTCACGGAGCAAGATGATTATAGGTTGAGGAAAACCCTCATGCGGACCCTCGTGGGCCAA ATGGGAAGGCGTGCAGAAACTATTATCCTTCCCCTGGAACTCATACGTCACCTAAAGCCCTCAGAATTCAGTGATTCACAAGAGTACCATATGTGGCAAATTCGACAGCTCAAAGTCCTTGAAGCAGGGCTTCTCCTCTACCCAGCAATCCCTCTAGAAAAGACCAGCACATTTGCCACGCGCCTCAGGGACATTGTAACAAGTGGGGAGTCCCAACCTATAGACGCTGGCAAGAACTCAGACACCATGAGAAGCCTTTGCAATTCTGTGGTTTCTTTGTCATGGAGGACCCACGATGGTACTCCCGCTGATGTTTGCCACTGGGCTGATGGATTCCCTTTCAACATTCATCTTTATACATCTCTTCTTCAATCCATTTTTGATGCCAGGGATGAAACACTAGTGCTAGATGAGGTTGATGAGCTACTTGAGTTGATGAAGAAAACTTGGTCTATATTGGCCATTACCTTGCCAATTCACAATGTGTGCTTCGCTTGGGTGCTGTTTAAGCAGTACGTAAGCACTGGCCAGATTGAAGCTGACCTTCTTTGTGCCTCACATGCCATGATGAATGAGGTGGTAAATGATGCCAAGAGAGAAACTGAATCTACGTATGTTAAGATAGTATCATCAGTGCTGAGCTCAATGCAGAGTTGGGCAGAGAAGAGATTGCTTAACTACCATGAGTATTTCCAACGAGGGAATGCTGGTCAAATTGAAAACCTTGTACCTGTAGTGTTGACAGCCTCAAAGATTTTATGTGAAAATCTGACATTCACTGAAGGGGAAAGGGAGCAGAAAGGAGGCATAGCCATAGTGGATTGCAGAGATCGGATTGATAATTATATTCGTTCTTCCATGAAACATGCATTTGATAAG GTATTAGAGACAGTGAATGCCAAGTCTGCTGAATCTGAAAGAAGGAAAGAGTTCAGTGAAGTTATGCTCCAACTGGTTCAGGAGACTGAAGCGTTGATGCTGAAGGAAAGACATCATTTTAGTCCAATTCTAAAGAAATGGCATCCAACAGCAGGTGCAGTTGCAGCAATGGTGCTGCACTCCTGCTTTGGTAAAATGCTGAAGCAGTATGTAAGTGAAGTGAACTCACTGACAACTGAGTCAGTTCAGGTGTTGAAGAAGTCTGGAAAGCTTGAAAAGGGAATTGTCCAAATGATGGTTGAAGAAGCTAGTGAGTGCGACGATGGCGGAAAAACAGTGATCAGAGAAATGGCTCCCTATGATGTTGATTCAATCATATTGAGTCTTCTAGGAAAATGGATTGATAATTCATTGCTCCAAGGCAAACTGTATTTGCAGGCGGCAAAAGATACTGAA aCGTGGAATGCAAACTCCAAATCAGTGTCATATGCACAATCAGCTGCGGAGCTAATGAAATTGGCCAGGACAACTGTGGAAGAATTCTTCAAAGTTCCAATTGCAATTACAGAAGATTTAGTTCAAGATCTTGTTGATGGATTGGAAAACCTCTTCCACGACTACATAAAGTTTGTTGTTTCATGTG GTACGAAACAGAGTTTCATTCCCATGCTTCCCCCGCTGACGAGATGCAACAGCGACTCAACGTTCACGAAACTGTGGAAGATGGCTGCTCCATGCAGTGCTGGTTTTGAAGCTCATCTACGAAACattaatggaaaaaatgaaaGTCAGAAGCCTCGGCCATCCACTAGCCGTGGAACACAACGCCTCTACGTTCGGCTCAACACCTTGCATTATCTCCtttctcaaattcattctcTTGAGAGAACAATCAGCATGAACCCCGGAGTTATTCCTTCGAATCGCCTTCGCTTTGCAAGCAACCGCAAGAGTTCTGGTTCATTCTTTGAATCAGTGAACTTATCCATTCTAGTAGCCTGTCAGAATGTATCAGAAGTTGTTGCATACCGTCTTGTATTCCATGACTCGGCCTCTGTGTTATATGATGGCCTCTACGTCGGTGGTGTTGCAAGAGGGCAAATGAAAGCTGCACTGAGAATTCTTAAGCAGAATCTGACACTAATGACTACAACTCTAACAGATAAGGCTCAACCGTTGGCATTGAAGGAAGTGATGAAGGCGTCGTATGATGCATTCCTTATGGTTTTGCTAAGTGGTGGAAGCTCACGGGTGTTTAGCCGATATGACCACGAGGTCATCCGAGAGGACTTTGAGAATTTGAAGAGAGTTTTCAGCAACAGTGTGGAGGGGTTGATAGCAGAGAATGTGGTCGATGGAGAGGGTGCAGTGGTGGAGGGAGTGATTGCATTGATGGGTCAAAGTAGTGAACAATTGATAGAAGATTTAAGCCTTGTGAGCTGTACGTCAAGTGGGATAGGTTTGATGGGTAATGGACTAAAGTTGCCAATGCCTCCAACTACAGGAAAGTGGCATAGATCAGATCCCAACACAATCTTGAGGGTGTTGTGCCACAGAAATGAGCGTGCAGCAAATCTTTTCTTGAAGAAAACCTTCCAATTGCCAAGGAGGAAATAA
- the LOC106769638 gene encoding cellulose synthase-like protein G2, translating to MEDTLPLSVSHVNKSLVLTNRLYMLLHFSALCFLFYYRLCFFFQDPQTRQASFFPWLLVFSSEILLSFIWILNQAFRWHPISRTLFPERLPQDDTLPPLDVFICTADPTKEPTSDVMNTLLSAMALDYPPEKLHLYVSDDGGSPVTLNAMKEAWKFARCWLPFCTRYKIECRCPKAYFSISESDDVDFDGSFEFLADKKMIKEKYQAFEEGIKRVKEDQDNSGDTTVRRSQNHPPIIEVIQENSSSEIEQVKLPFLVYVSREKKPSHPHHFKAGALNSLYRVSAVMSNAPYILVLDCDMFCNSPASARQALCFHLNPEIAPSLAFVQFPQKFHNISKNDIYDSQHRSAYKVLWQGMDGLMGPVLSGTGFYIKRESLYGNYKIKDTDLELQQYVGTSNEFIKSLNQNCTTDSVTVGRTLPLKETLLLASCNYEIGTEWGKEVGFLYGTVCEDVHTGFILNCNGWNSVLCDPPQAQFLGNGTTNLNDLLVQGTRWCCGLLDIGLSRFCPLICGPLRMSLLQSFCYAQLTYFPLYCLPLWCLAIVPQLCLLSGIPLYPKVSDPFFFIFLSIPLSALTKHLVEVLSTGGTFRKWIIEQRIWMIVSITSHLYGCLDAVLKKFGLKDASFLPTNKVEDEEQTRLYQMDKYDFRTSNMFLVPMVALLSINIYCFIGGIYRVVSMGNWDQMSIQLLLTSYIIVFNHPIIEGLLIRKDVGRIYPSLPLVLTSNILATTIACTLHSLLNKV from the exons atgGAGGATACTCTTCCTCTCAGTGTTAGCCATGTGAATAAGTCTTTGGTTCTCACCAATAGACTATACATGCTCCtccatttttctgctctttgtttcttgttttattatagGCTGTGTTTCTTCTTTCAGGATCCACAAACGCGACAAGCCTCTTTCTTCCCTTGGCTTCTTGTTTTTTCCTCTGAAATCCTTCTCTCTTTCATTTGGATTCTTAATCAAGCTTTTCGTTGGCACCCCATTTCCAGAACTCTGTTTCCTGAGAGATTACCACAAGATGACACTCTCCCTCCCTTGGATGTGTTCATATGCACTGCAGACCCCACTAAGGAACCCACTTCGGACGTAATGAACACTTTGTTATCGGCCATGGCACTGGATTACCCACCAGAGAAGCTGCATCTGTATGTTTCTGATGATGGGGGTTCACCTGTTACCTTGAATGCCATGAAGGAGGCTTGGAAATTTGCTAGGTGCTGGCTTCCTTTCTGCACAAGATACAAAATAGAATGTAGGTGCCCCAAGGCTTACTTTTCTATCTCAGAGAGTGATGATGTTGATTTTGATGGGAGCTTTGAGTTTCTTGCAGACAAGAAAATGATCAAG GAAAAGTATCAGGCTTTTGAAGAAGGcataaaaagagtaaaagaagatCAGGACAATTCTGGAGATACTACTGTCAGAAGAAGTCAAAATCATCCACCTATTATAGAG GTGATACAGGAGAATAGCAGCAGTGAAATAGAGCAGGTGAAATTGCCTTTCCTTGTCTATGTTTCCCGTGAGAAAAAGCCTTCTCATCCCCACCATTTCAAAGCCGGGGCCCTCAATTCCCTT TACCGAGTCTCTGCAGTGATGAGCAATGCTCCGTACATTCTAGTGCTGGATTGTGACATGTTCTGCAATAGCCCAGCTTCAGCACGCCAAGCATTGTGTTTCCACCTTAATCCCGAGATAGCTCCTTCACTTGCTTTTGTTCAATTTCCTCAGAAATTTCACAATATAAGCAAGAACGACATATATGACAGTCAGCACAGATCAGCATATAAA GTTCTATGGCAAGGTATGGATGGGCTCATGGGACCGGTATTGTCTGGCACAGGCTTCTATATAAAAAGGGAATCACTATATGGAAATTACAAAATCAAAG ACACTGACCTTGAACTCCAACAATATGTTGGCACATCCAATGAGTTCATCAAATCCTTAAACCAAAACTGCACTACAGATTCAGTCACAGTTGGACGTACATTGCCTTTAAAGGAGACTCTGCTATTGGCTTCTTGTAACTACGAAATTGGGACTGAATGGGGTAAAGAG GTAGGGTTCCTGTATGGTACAGTATGTGAAGATGTTCACACCGGATTCATATTGAATTGCAATGGTTGGAATTCAGTGTTGTGTGATCCACCACAGGCACAGTTTCTAGGAAATGGTACCACTAATTTGAATGATTTACTAGTTCAAGGCACCAGATGGTGCTGTGGACTGCTTGATATTGGTTTAAGCAGGTTTTGCCCTCTTATATGTGGGCCTTTAAGGATGTCTCTACTTCAGAGTTTTTGTTATGCACAACTAACATATTTCCCTCTCTATTGCTTGCCCCTTTGGTGTTTAGCAATTGTCCCTCAGCTTTGTCTGCTAAGTGGAATTCCCTTGTACCCAAAG GTCTCAGAcccatttttcttcatttttctgtctATCCCTCTATCAGCTCTCACCAAGCACTTAGTTGAAGTGCTTTCAACGGGAGGAACATTCAGAAAATGGATAATTGAACAAAGGATATGGATGATTGTATCAATCACATCTCATCTATATGGATGTTTGGATGCTGTACTGAAGAAATTTGGTTTGAAAGATGCTAGTTTCTTGCCAACCAATAAAGTTGAGGATGAGGAACAGACTAGGCTTTACCAAATGGACAAATATGACTTTAGAACATCAAACATGTTTCTGGTCCCAATGGTTGCACTCCTCAGCATCAACATATATTGCTTCATAGGGGGCATCTACAGAGTGGTATCAATGGGAAATTGGGACCAGATGTCCATACAGCTTTTGCTTACATCTTATATCATTGTTTTCAACCATCCAATAATTGAAGGGCTTCTTATAAGAAAAGATGTAGGGCGCATTTATCCTTCACTACCTTTAGTTCTAACATCAAATATTTTGGCCACAACCATCGCTTGCACACTTCACTCTTTACTAAACAAAGTATAA